The Candidatus Baltobacteraceae bacterium genome has a window encoding:
- a CDS encoding TonB-dependent receptor, whose translation MSTSSFVARVALVVILFSPVALGATLTTIHGRVFDVRSGLPIPSATILLQSSQKTIAQTSTAGDGSFEFRGVAPAGYQITVIARGYQQQRVIGVTIAPGTADFVFRTALTPGTNALQTIAHVDSAAKTIASSSTVTEYANPGVMQQQDILRAGDLLGTLPGVTSNASSSSVGDDATISIRGFDPTETATLLDGHPIGPIGAQGAGYNYAVSPFWGLRDASVTFGSGATGLYGVSTIAGAVNFVTLDPTREPRAIVAQGIGNQDQLLTEWSATGTTGNLGYALAFGVQGTSGLYSPQLVRQSGLLGADANGYPNVTSGNVAANTYAVSGAYDLRNDLAKFTYRLDNKTSIEATAYIATSWVDHTGNGDNDYNPYPYNLYEYGLELASREKTSVVLPDGKRGVCYDTVAFLDNGPGGFGCFTASQAAAMTAGPAGGGPNSFTANRDQDYHVRLTRSIGISQLLVDGFIDNYATDDFSPPGPQIGGYSSDRFLTHGFLVADQLPLSKNNLSFGLYFQHQAHTGDSFNQATDIFGNPLQGIVPFQDFHLSSTSYFASDQWTPNGRSSVFADLWFQHSNNTRVTNFDPRLAYVYRPTNNDTLRLSGGHSYSEPDPALLYALPSLNSDVSGFNPVCGPGARNAIGGVSDPNLKPETATDADLTYAHRFTSGTNLQADVYDATEWNGLLGGTLPLTDTGFSQIPASIINGYLNKIDAFCHNNPTEANLAVGTTYNAAQAHYRGIVLSLDSRLTRFLDLSADYNVESEFYFNLEKSLMRNNVTLIDGGQTGQSPLHTADVGLDVHSGAMSGSFDSHYVGPGNWLDRGGFWYADASISATSRPFTLTLGINNVFNSVAANYGYIGLGTYQPENQYGRDLNAFDQASELFGLPYRGVRFVLTFDSGTSI comes from the coding sequence GTGAGCACGTCCTCATTTGTCGCGCGCGTGGCGCTTGTCGTGATCCTCTTTTCACCAGTCGCACTCGGCGCGACGCTGACCACGATTCACGGCCGCGTCTTCGACGTGCGCAGCGGTCTGCCGATTCCCAGCGCTACAATCCTCTTGCAGTCTAGCCAAAAGACGATCGCTCAGACCTCGACCGCGGGCGACGGCTCGTTCGAATTCCGCGGCGTCGCCCCGGCCGGCTACCAAATCACCGTGATCGCGCGCGGCTACCAACAGCAGCGCGTCATCGGCGTCACGATCGCACCGGGGACGGCCGATTTCGTCTTTCGCACCGCGCTGACACCCGGAACGAACGCGTTGCAAACCATTGCGCACGTCGATAGCGCCGCCAAAACGATCGCGAGCTCGAGCACCGTGACCGAGTACGCCAACCCGGGGGTGATGCAGCAACAAGACATCTTGCGCGCCGGCGATCTGTTGGGAACGCTGCCCGGCGTAACGTCCAATGCCAGTTCATCGTCGGTCGGTGATGACGCGACGATCAGCATCCGTGGCTTCGATCCAACCGAAACCGCGACGCTGCTCGACGGGCACCCGATCGGTCCGATCGGCGCGCAAGGCGCGGGCTACAACTACGCCGTCTCGCCGTTCTGGGGTCTGCGTGATGCGAGCGTTACGTTCGGCTCGGGCGCGACCGGATTGTACGGCGTCTCGACGATCGCCGGAGCGGTGAACTTCGTGACGCTCGATCCGACCCGCGAACCGCGCGCCATCGTTGCGCAGGGCATCGGCAATCAGGACCAGCTGCTCACGGAATGGTCGGCGACCGGTACGACCGGCAATCTCGGCTATGCGCTCGCGTTCGGCGTGCAGGGGACGAGCGGCTTATACAGCCCGCAGCTCGTCAGGCAAAGCGGATTGCTCGGCGCCGATGCCAACGGCTATCCCAACGTCACGTCGGGCAATGTCGCGGCCAACACCTACGCGGTGAGCGGCGCTTACGATTTGCGCAACGACCTTGCCAAGTTCACGTACCGCCTCGACAATAAGACGAGCATTGAGGCGACAGCCTACATTGCGACGTCGTGGGTCGATCATACCGGCAACGGCGACAACGACTACAATCCCTATCCGTACAACCTCTACGAATATGGGCTCGAACTCGCCTCGCGCGAAAAGACGAGCGTCGTGCTGCCCGACGGAAAACGCGGAGTCTGCTACGATACGGTGGCGTTTCTCGATAACGGGCCGGGCGGCTTCGGCTGTTTTACGGCAAGCCAAGCCGCGGCCATGACGGCCGGACCAGCCGGCGGCGGCCCCAACTCCTTTACCGCAAACCGCGACCAGGATTATCACGTCCGTCTGACGCGCAGCATCGGTATTTCGCAGCTCTTGGTCGACGGGTTCATCGACAACTACGCCACCGACGATTTCTCGCCGCCGGGACCCCAAATCGGGGGTTATTCGAGCGATCGATTTCTCACGCACGGATTTCTGGTCGCCGATCAACTGCCGCTGTCCAAAAACAATCTGTCGTTCGGCCTGTACTTTCAGCATCAGGCGCACACCGGCGACTCATTCAATCAAGCCACCGACATCTTTGGCAATCCGCTGCAGGGGATCGTACCGTTCCAAGACTTTCACCTGAGCAGCACGAGCTATTTTGCGAGCGATCAGTGGACCCCCAACGGGCGGTCGTCGGTTTTTGCCGACTTGTGGTTCCAGCATTCCAACAACACGCGGGTCACCAACTTCGATCCGCGTCTGGCGTACGTCTATCGTCCGACCAACAACGACACGCTGCGCTTGAGCGGCGGCCATTCGTATAGCGAACCCGATCCCGCGCTGCTGTATGCACTGCCAAGCCTCAACTCCGACGTTTCCGGCTTCAACCCGGTCTGCGGTCCGGGCGCACGAAACGCAATCGGTGGCGTGAGCGATCCCAATCTCAAACCCGAGACCGCGACGGACGCCGACCTTACGTACGCGCACCGCTTCACTTCGGGAACGAACCTGCAAGCCGACGTGTACGATGCCACTGAATGGAACGGCTTACTCGGCGGCACGCTGCCGCTAACCGATACCGGCTTTTCGCAGATTCCGGCGAGCATCATCAACGGCTATCTGAACAAGATCGACGCGTTCTGCCACAATAACCCAACCGAAGCGAACCTGGCCGTCGGAACCACGTACAATGCCGCGCAAGCACACTACCGGGGGATCGTCCTCTCGCTCGATTCGCGGCTGACGCGTTTTCTCGATCTTTCGGCCGACTATAACGTGGAGTCGGAGTTCTACTTCAACCTCGAGAAGAGCCTCATGAGGAATAACGTTACGCTTATCGACGGTGGGCAAACGGGGCAATCGCCGCTCCACACTGCCGACGTCGGATTAGACGTTCACAGCGGCGCGATGAGCGGCTCGTTCGATTCGCATTACGTCGGTCCCGGGAACTGGCTCGACCGCGGCGGCTTCTGGTACGCCGATGCCAGCATTTCCGCGACCTCGCGGC
- a CDS encoding DEAD/DEAH box helicase has protein sequence MRFTLDIARASFDPTTFTRGMGYARSGRVVRLDAAAGNGRIEASVRGTSALPYEVVIEWREGERRLRSTCDCPIGRNCKHGAAAAILAAEGGARDAADGAVDSWLQAITAQRFESTAPRREYVIYLLDVRESYYVPRVELIARVATLLKNGERSMGRAIELAHLGQGTGRYTTPVDRTIGRLASVSGLTGLGTLSPKLFATLLDLLLATGRVHWHSPNNPPLQRADMGDAKFTWRIDPIDRRQRAGIHGRPSARLLPSDPLWYADPDHNEAGTIDLGITPELASALALAPSLNARQARRAHTMWHRIPIAHAVPPPQSDAQLNVIERDPIVRLLLRGNPAIAELSFAYGDKTVRPDEPTFEFQETNAQGIVTMWPRRLAFEATARATLAEYGLRSIAWPQAQFEAAERSWVRFLDDAVPALRERGWQIEIDPTFPYEVVHIDDAAWDAEIVASENRWFELDIGIDLEGKRVSLLPVVVDALQTLGVQSIAQLNAELSGPHARTLYGRLPNGAFAALPPERIGRIVSTLVELFDAPLNKEGRLELTPAHVAAMGAIEAALPLRWSAATQPLRAALNELTSAQHEPVTLPATFKGELRAYQTHGVAWLELLRRHGLGGVLADDMGLGKTVQFLAHLAIEKARGRLSGPVLIVAPTSVLPNWRAEIARFVPHLRVVSLSGNDRAERYSHIDDSDVALTSYALLHRDADRLTEREWQMVVLDEAQFVKNPRSKGAQAAARLRAVQRLALTGTPIENHLDELWSILSFAIPGLLGERTKFARVFRTPIEKRGDTARRALLAARLRPFLMRRTKEDVALDLPPKTEIVTRVELDGAQRDLYETIRLAMHERVRAEMKRRGLARSRIVVLDALLKLRQVCCDPRLVKLPAARNVHDSSKLEALFEMLPELIDEGRRVLLFSQFTSMLDLIKPELEERGIEYVEIRGTTKDRETPVRRFQSGEVPLFLISLKAGGTGLNLTAADTVIHYDPWWNPAVERQATDRAHRIGQHKPVFVYKLITVGTVEERILDLQERKGALAAGIFDDAAAAAQLLDEAEIERLLARA, from the coding sequence TTGCGCTTTACACTTGACATTGCACGTGCTTCCTTCGATCCGACGACGTTTACGCGCGGGATGGGTTACGCGCGCAGCGGACGGGTGGTGCGGCTCGACGCGGCCGCTGGCAACGGGCGCATCGAAGCATCGGTGCGCGGCACGTCGGCGCTCCCATACGAAGTCGTGATCGAGTGGCGCGAGGGCGAGCGCCGGCTTCGCAGCACCTGCGACTGCCCTATCGGCCGTAACTGCAAGCACGGAGCGGCGGCCGCGATCCTTGCCGCCGAGGGCGGCGCTCGCGATGCCGCCGACGGGGCCGTTGATAGCTGGCTGCAAGCGATCACGGCGCAGCGTTTCGAGTCCACTGCGCCGCGGCGCGAGTACGTCATCTATCTCCTCGACGTGCGCGAGTCGTACTACGTTCCGCGCGTGGAGTTGATCGCGCGGGTCGCGACGCTGCTCAAAAACGGCGAGCGCTCGATGGGGCGCGCGATCGAGCTCGCCCATCTCGGCCAAGGTACGGGACGCTATACGACGCCGGTCGATCGCACCATCGGTCGGCTCGCGAGCGTCAGCGGCCTGACCGGCCTCGGTACGCTCTCGCCAAAACTCTTCGCAACGCTGCTCGATCTGCTGCTCGCCACTGGCCGCGTACATTGGCATTCGCCCAACAATCCACCCTTGCAGCGTGCCGACATGGGCGACGCGAAGTTCACGTGGCGCATCGACCCCATCGACCGGCGGCAGCGAGCCGGCATCCACGGCCGTCCGTCGGCGCGCTTGTTGCCGAGTGATCCGCTTTGGTACGCCGACCCCGATCACAACGAAGCCGGCACGATCGATCTCGGCATCACGCCAGAACTTGCTAGCGCGCTCGCGCTCGCACCGTCGCTGAACGCACGGCAAGCGCGGCGCGCGCACACGATGTGGCATCGCATTCCGATCGCACACGCCGTTCCGCCGCCGCAGTCCGACGCCCAGCTCAACGTCATCGAACGCGATCCCATCGTGCGTTTGTTACTGCGCGGCAATCCGGCGATTGCGGAGCTCTCGTTCGCCTACGGCGACAAGACTGTCCGTCCCGACGAGCCGACGTTCGAGTTTCAGGAGACGAACGCGCAGGGTATCGTAACGATGTGGCCGCGGCGGCTTGCGTTCGAAGCGACCGCGCGCGCGACGCTGGCCGAGTACGGCTTGCGCTCCATCGCGTGGCCGCAGGCGCAGTTCGAAGCGGCGGAACGATCTTGGGTGCGCTTTCTCGACGACGCCGTTCCGGCGTTGCGCGAGCGCGGCTGGCAGATTGAGATCGATCCGACCTTTCCGTACGAAGTCGTGCACATCGACGACGCGGCCTGGGACGCCGAGATCGTCGCGAGCGAGAACCGCTGGTTCGAACTCGACATCGGCATCGATCTCGAAGGCAAACGCGTTTCGCTCTTGCCGGTGGTCGTCGACGCGCTGCAAACCTTAGGCGTGCAGTCAATCGCACAACTCAATGCCGAGCTGAGCGGCCCGCACGCTCGTACGCTCTACGGCCGGCTGCCTAACGGCGCGTTCGCCGCGCTGCCGCCCGAGCGCATCGGGCGCATCGTTTCGACGCTGGTCGAGCTGTTCGATGCGCCGCTCAATAAAGAAGGCCGGCTCGAACTCACGCCCGCGCACGTCGCTGCGATGGGCGCCATCGAGGCAGCGCTGCCGCTGCGCTGGTCGGCGGCAACGCAACCGTTGCGCGCCGCGCTGAACGAGCTGACGAGCGCGCAGCACGAACCGGTTACGCTGCCGGCCACCTTTAAAGGCGAACTCAGAGCCTATCAAACGCACGGCGTGGCGTGGCTGGAGCTGCTGCGGCGTCACGGCTTGGGGGGCGTGCTCGCCGACGACATGGGCCTCGGGAAAACGGTCCAGTTCCTGGCTCACCTCGCGATCGAAAAGGCGCGCGGGCGATTGAGCGGACCGGTGCTAATCGTCGCGCCGACCAGCGTGCTGCCGAACTGGCGCGCCGAGATCGCGCGTTTCGTGCCACACCTGCGCGTCGTCTCGCTCTCTGGCAACGATCGGGCGGAGCGCTACTCCCACATCGACGACAGCGACGTCGCGCTGACGAGCTACGCGCTGCTCCACCGCGACGCCGATCGCCTGACCGAACGCGAGTGGCAGATGGTCGTGCTCGACGAGGCGCAGTTCGTGAAGAATCCTCGCTCGAAGGGTGCGCAGGCTGCGGCGCGCTTGCGCGCTGTGCAGCGCCTCGCGCTCACCGGTACGCCGATCGAGAATCATCTCGACGAGCTGTGGTCGATCCTCTCCTTCGCCATCCCGGGTTTGCTGGGCGAGCGAACGAAGTTTGCGCGCGTCTTTCGCACGCCGATCGAGAAGCGCGGCGATACGGCGCGCCGCGCGTTGCTGGCGGCGCGGCTGCGGCCGTTCTTGATGCGGCGCACCAAGGAAGACGTCGCGCTCGACCTGCCGCCCAAGACCGAAATCGTTACGCGCGTGGAGCTCGACGGCGCGCAGCGCGATCTCTACGAAACGATTCGCCTGGCGATGCACGAGCGCGTGCGCGCCGAGATGAAGCGCCGCGGCCTGGCGCGCAGCCGAATCGTCGTACTCGACGCGTTGCTCAAGCTGCGCCAGGTCTGCTGCGATCCGCGGCTGGTTAAGCTCCCGGCCGCGCGCAACGTGCACGACTCGAGCAAGCTCGAGGCGCTCTTCGAGATGCTGCCCGAGCTCATCGACGAAGGCCGGCGCGTGCTCCTCTTTTCGCAGTTCACGTCGATGCTCGATCTGATCAAACCTGAGCTCGAGGAACGCGGCATCGAGTACGTGGAAATTCGCGGCACGACCAAGGATCGCGAAACGCCGGTACGGCGCTTTCAAAGCGGCGAGGTGCCGCTGTTCTTGATTAGTCTCAAGGCGGGGGGCACGGGACTCAACCTCACCGCCGCCGACACCGTCATCCACTACGATCCGTGGTGGAACCCCGCGGTCGAGCGTCAGGCGACCGATCGCGCGCATCGCATCGGTCAGCACAAACCCGTCTTCGTCTATAAACTCATTACCGTCGGCACCGTCGAAGAACGTATTCTCGATCTACAGGAACGTAAAGGCGCACTCGCGGCCGGCATCTTCGACGATGCGGCTGCGGCCGCGCAGTTGTTGGACGAAGCGGAGATCGAGCGGCTTCTTGCTCGCGCGTGA